The Fibrobacter sp. UWB5 genome has a window encoding:
- a CDS encoding ThiF family adenylyltransferase encodes MGIEKGIFNRTSLLLGDDVMDNIYQKRVIIFGLGGVGSWCAESLVRSGIKELVLVDSDRVCVTNVNRQLMATTKTVGQVKVDVLKNRLLEINPHANIVALQDIYEEANTDKFQLDTFDYIIDAIDSLENKMQLLWHATRTKATVFSSMGAALKMDPTRIKVAEFWKVAGCPLARALRDKFKKKKMALKKKVLCVYSDELLKNRGKNSSCGTDACMCPKVRHERSEAELQNANLVDHEWCSSKAQINGTMAHSTAIFGFMIAGLVMQDIYKKALASAE; translated from the coding sequence ATGGGAATCGAGAAAGGCATCTTTAACCGCACATCGCTCCTGCTCGGGGACGACGTGATGGACAACATCTACCAGAAGCGCGTCATCATCTTCGGTCTCGGCGGAGTCGGCAGCTGGTGCGCCGAAAGCCTGGTGCGTTCCGGCATCAAGGAACTCGTACTCGTTGATTCAGACCGCGTGTGCGTCACCAACGTGAACCGCCAACTGATGGCCACCACGAAAACCGTGGGGCAAGTCAAGGTGGACGTACTGAAAAATCGTCTGCTCGAAATCAACCCGCACGCCAACATCGTAGCACTCCAAGACATCTACGAAGAAGCGAATACGGACAAATTCCAACTGGACACATTCGACTACATCATCGATGCCATCGACAGCCTCGAAAACAAGATGCAGCTGTTGTGGCACGCCACGCGCACCAAGGCCACGGTATTTTCTTCAATGGGGGCAGCCCTCAAGATGGACCCCACACGAATCAAGGTCGCCGAATTCTGGAAAGTCGCCGGTTGCCCGCTCGCCCGCGCGCTCCGCGACAAGTTCAAGAAAAAGAAAATGGCTCTCAAGAAAAAAGTGCTATGCGTCTACAGCGACGAACTCCTGAAAAACCGCGGCAAGAATTCCTCTTGCGGAACGGACGCCTGCATGTGCCCCAAGGTGCGCCACGAAAGGAGCGAAGCCGAACTCCAGAATGCAAACCTGGTCGATCACGAATGGTGCAGCAGCAAGGCGCAAATCAACGGCACCATGGCGCACTCCACCGCTATTTTCGGATTCATGATCGCAGGCCTCGTGATGCAGGACATCTACAAGAAAGCCTTAGCCAGCGCGGAGTAA